From Acinonyx jubatus isolate Ajub_Pintada_27869175 chromosome E2, VMU_Ajub_asm_v1.0, whole genome shotgun sequence:
TAGGTGGGCTTCACTCGATTCCTgactcagctgtgtgaccttgggcaagccacttggCATCTCCAAGCATCAGCTTCCTGCTCAAATGATAGGGATCTTAATCCTTGCCTCTCAGGGTAGTTGAGAGAACTCTGTGAAGCTGACAGATGTGATCAATATATGTGTGAACCTCCATTTCTGCTGTCCCAGAGTGCAAGCCTCGGGGTCCAGAGAAGACAAGGGGCTTGTCTGCATACCCCAGCTGCCAAAAGGCCGCTTACCCACCATTCTGAAGGAGTCAGAGTCAGGCACAAAAGCACGTTTCTGGAAGGGCTTGTGGGGATTTTCCAGGAAAAACTCCATCCAACTGGAGAATTCCAttcccagccctgctgcccaGGGCTCAGGCTAAGGAGGGGACGGTCTGGTTCATTCCGGTTCTGTCCAGCTCCTGCTCCTCACCTACAAAGTCCAGGTCAGGGTACCTCAAACAATGTTCTTTCACTGTTTGCTGTGCAGTGTGAGGGGTCTGAGGCTCCCAAGGTCCTGCTCGAAGCCCCAGCACAGGACAGTACTGGGTTCACAGTTGGTCCTCCCCTGACTCCTCAAGCCTTCCAGgggccctccccttccctcatcCACATGTCCTAGCATTTTCCCTGgagccagcccctgccctcagggtcAGCCTCGATGGACATGGACCAGCCAGTGTGATGGACGCTGACTTAGGGAGAGATGGTGCCTGACCCAGCTCAGGGCGTGGGAGCTGACAAATGGAGCTGAAGTAGGGAAGGGTAGCCGGTCTGGGACAACTGCCTGGGCAAAATCTCAGAGGACTGGGACATGCTGTGGCATACTGTGACATTTCTGTGAGGCTGGAGCACAGGTTTGAGGGAGTCTGATGGGCACTGAGGTCAAGGGTGGTAGTTGAACTTGACTCAGTTAGTTGCTGAGCTGGAATCGGAACCAGTTGCTTTCCCAGCCCAGGCCTCTTCCTTCACAGGTACTCCCACCAGGGTTTTCCCAGGATTTGGCCAGGAACCAGGTGTGTGGGTGGGGAGTAGGGAGGTGGGAGAATGAGGGGAGtgtggggggtgtgggtgggatgaggggggtggggagtcctCTCCGCAAGGGGGCCAGGCTGCCAAATAGGAATCTCAAAACATAACAGGGTGTTACAGCTGGGCCCAGGGGAACCCAGCTCAGCTTGCCACAAGGTGGCCACCTCTGGGATATTCCTGCACCCACAAAATGCATGTTCTGCCCACAAAGTTCTCCAGGGAGTCATTGGAACACTCAGATCTGCTGGGAGCAAAGCTCTTGGAAGGTCCCCCCAGGGCCCTGGGTACTCCCAGACCTactctgtcattttatttcaactttagCCCAGCACCTGTGCCCTCTCCAGCTGCAGCCACCTTCTTCACCCCTGTGGAGGGGAACATGGCTCCCCTCCACCCTGCAGGCTGGCACCAAGGTTTATGAGCCAGTGCAGAAACCTCTGAGAGCCACATGGGTGGAAAAAGTTACCCGGTTCTAAATCAGCCAGCCTCTCGGTGATCTCATCCCCTTCCCAATATAGTCAtactcccctcctccagcccctggcccgTGGGCTAAGTCACGAGGGAGCTGGTGGAGGGGGCATGTGTGAGGGCTGGGGGAAAGGATTTTCACTTGGGGTCACACTGTACATTCTGTTCCATAATGTGAtttcccatcccacccccacttACAGTATTTACATTTAGCAATTTCCTGTCTAATAATAAAGACTGCTTTTTAAACTGTCACTTAAAGTCCACCAGATGGATGCACCAGAATGTCTTTGTCCAGTATGTTGAGGAAGGACATGTCAGCAGtattcagtttctctttcttaacCAACACCAGTGCCACGGCCATTTTTGTTCAACCCCCCCTTATGCAGTTGGCtgaccctttccctctctttctctctctgataaaTTCTGACAGGTGCTGGGCGGGAGAGCAGGCTTCACAGTGTGGGTGAATAGTTCTGGGCTCTCCCCCAAGCCAGAGGTTCCAAGCCCAGggcaggggggggcggggggggggcgggcagagaccAGTCCAGGGCCACCAGGGCAGGAAAGCAAGGCGGGCTGTGATCTGCTAGTCCCTCCTGCCTGCTCGAGACAAGcaaccccttccctccctcccccaccccccgcttccACCTGCTCttgccctcccaacccccacagGCCAGGCTGACCAGGAATACAAGTAAAGGCCATACACAGAGGCCGTCTTGTGTTGCATGCACACAGCCCCACTCCAGGCAGAAGCAGAGGGTCCAGCCTCAGGATGGGACTCCCCACAGTCCATCCAATCCACATCTTGCCAAATACTCCTCTGGCTTCTGCTAGAATGCTTCCACGGACCAACAGCTCACTCCTTCCTGCCACGCTTTAAGGAAATGGGTAGAgcatatttttgtttggttttttggttttgttttgtttgttttttatcagaTGAATAGGTATTCAACAGAATTGCGTGATTGCTTAGACAATCACATGAAAGCTAAGAGGAAGTTTTGAAGTCAGATACCAGGGCTCGAAACTCAGCTCCACATTTACtagttttgtgaccttgagcatatcgtttttcttttccaggctcagtttcaccatctgtaaaatgggttcatAATATTTGcttcggggcatctgggtggcttagtcagttaagcgtccagcttcagcttgggttgtgatctcagttagtgagttcaagccccccatcgggctctgtgctgacagcacagagcctggagcctcctttgagttctgtgtctccctctctctctctccccttcccctgctcatgctctgtctgttcgtctgtctgtctctctcaaaaatgaataaacattaaaaaaaatacttgcttcatagggttgccagatttattGTGAGGGACTGGTTCAtgtggttatggaggctgagaagtccaacgCTCTGCtctctgcaagctggagacccaagaAAGCCAGTGGCGTGGTTCCAGTCCAAAGCTGAAGGCCTAAGAACGAGAGGAGCCAATGGTGTAAGTCCCAGTCAGAGTCCACAGACCCGAGAACGGGGAGCACCAGATGTCTAAGGGCAGaagatggatgtcccagctcaacGGACAGTATGTTTCTGTCCTTTTTGCTCCATTCCAGCCCTGGGTGGACTGTCTGGTGCCCACCCACtcctttactcagtctactgatttaatCTCTTCTGAAAACATCCTCACAGCACactcagaaataatattttaccagttttctaggcatcccttagcccagtcaggTTAGCACATATGATTAACCATCACAACCATCTCTCAGACTTACCAATTATCAAGACTGCTGCACACTAATGTCAATCCCCAGGGTCACAGTTGCTAAGTTcagcccagattcaagaggaGGAGAATTAGACCCTACAGCTCGGTGGGAGGAGCAGCAAAGAATCTGTGGTCATCCTTAAAACTGCCACAAGGAGCAAGAGGTGGAGGGTTCCAGGCTCCCTGCCAGGAGTGACCAGGGAGCAGCCTGACTCTTGGAAGACGTGACCTCAGGTTATGGAGGAAagacctctttctcttctctcctttctccctgcatGACTATGGTACctgcacacctggggaggagtccaaggaggcaggaggggaagaTGCTGAGCTTTCTCCCAAGGGTGAGGGATAGCCTGGAAGGTATGGAGCAGATGAGTGATACATAATATTTGGGTCTGACCCAGATCACTCTGGCTGCCTTATGCTGGGTGGAGTTGACTGGAGGGGCAGCTGCTGTGTATGGGTGGGAGGGTAAAGGTGGTTTGGACCATTCTTGGGGCTGGGCAAGAGAAAGTAGACCCCCGAGCTGCTGGGAGGGTGGCTGAGGGGACTGGCtgcaggaagcaggaagaggaggtgggAAGCGTTCAGAAGTGAGGAGCAGTCCACAGAGGGGAACATCCACATTGGGGCAGACTGGAAAAGGTAGCAGCTACTTCCTCCCCACGTAAAGCTCACCACCTGGCTCTGGCTGTCTTAGGTCCCCAGCAGCCCTCTTCCCACAAAGCAGGGCTGAGTGATTACAGGACAGGGTCCTTCTCCCACCCCACATTCATTCCAGCCCCAAGGATGTCTGGGGTCTGATGAGGCTCCCTGAAAGTTGTCCCAGGCTGCAGTCCCAGGGAGCCCTTGCTCCGGCAGGGCAGTGCCTCAGGGCCTCATGGAATATGATCTTCCCACTCCAGCTGCGGCCGGCACCAACATGGCCAGATGGCGACATCTAGAGGCAGCTTCCTGTCTCACACGGCTTCTCGGCAGAATCCCACAGCAAAGGGCCTGCGCTGGAGGTGCCAGCCAAGCCGAGGGCTCCCTATTGGAGTTCCCATCATCCTTAGGATCGAGGGAGCCAAAAGGCAGAGCTCAGAAAAGGCCCAGCCACTCCATGCCTCCATGCCAAAGCCCATTTTGGAGTTAGCAAAGCCCTGGAAACGCCAAATGAACCACGCATGGATACTCTCCCCTCCCAAAAGGCAAGGACATGTTGGCTTGATGATGTTCCCCTATCCCCCTACCTGCTGCACACCTTTGTCTCAGAGGAAGGGTCATCCCAGCAACTCAGCCAGCCTCTTGTCATAGAGCCAACCCATCATCTCCACCTCGCAGCCAGGCCCATCCTGTGTCCTGAGTCCCAAATGAGAATTCCTCTCCTTAGCAATGCCTTTaaaatcatttgttcatttccaTCTATCCACACCCGCAGTTTTTCTGGTAACAGAGCTCCTGACCCCTCTCCTCACTTTTACACCACCACTCACAGTTTTCCTGCTACTCCTCTGACCTCTCTTTTGCTGGTTCCTTTTATCTGCTGCTCCCTTAatcatccacccatctgtccctccccccaatCCTTCTTCACTCATTCTACAATCAGCAGGACAGGAACTACTTTAGGGCATTGAGTAgcatcaagtaaaataaaaacaaaaaatctataGAGATGAAAGAAATAGCATAAATTTACTTCCTCCccctggaaagagcccaaagaactcaatttttaaaatttaattctgtttcccttgtattttttcccttatatttttATCGTGTTCCGAAATGATGGGATATTGGAACACATATGTTAAGTATATCTAGCTTGTTTTCAGCACCACCTACTTCTCtatcccatccccacccaccctgggCCAAAATTGTGCAATGAAAAGATTTTTCATGCATCATGTTCCCTTTCTAAAGGGGCCAGTATAGGGACAAGTGGATGGTCTGTGGACCcagttcaaatcctggccctaCCATGATGTCAGGGGCAAGTTTTTCAGTCTCTGGGCTTGTTTTATGTcattaaaaagagggaaatagcTCTTCCTGTTATCCTCATCAAACCTCAGACATCCCCTTttccacttttccctccctcaaATCTGCTCTTCTTCAAGTCCACCCTAAAGTGTTAATAACTTAATAGTTGGATTGCATTTTAAGAAGCACCCATAGAGGCCGTCCTTAGGAACTTTATCTCTCCAGCAGCAGGGAGATACAGCTCAGGTGCggctgcgggggcgggggagggtggtgggaagAGGTGGAGAGGGTCTCCAACACTATGGAAGTAGCTATCTGGAACGTTTCCccaaagctggctctgcattTAACAAAAGCTGGTTTCACAAGCTCAGTTAAATATGAAATCCCAGCAGGCCTTGGCACTGAGTGTGGGGAGACCCTTTGAACAAaagccttaatttccttttccttcatttcaggTGCTCACACACATAGTTAACACTCAATGAGTACTTTCTGTGTGGTCAGCAGCCATCACAAATTTGCAGAGAAGACCTCTCCTTTGGCAGGGTGGATTCTTACAGACTAAAATCTTCCATGGCCAGATAAAGGTGGTGAAACAAGGGCTGGTGTAATCTAGTACCCTACAGACCTAAAGAAATTAATATCAAACCAAAAGAAACCaaatttcattttgccttttatttacgAGTTTCATTTAAATATCTCTAATAGTCAGAAAATCAATGTCAAATAAGATCATGGGAGTACAGCTTAAAATACAAATGTCAGTAAATATTAAAGAACATGGTTAGTAATTTGTCCAAGTAAATGCTTGATAACAAATTATTTTCCAGGAAGCAAGTTCAACATCAGGTGCCCAAAGTATAAGGGACGGAGCTCCAGGCTGCTCCGGAAATGGTTGCACAGCAGTCCTTTCCCCCTCGGCGATGCACGAGGCTGCTTGCATGACAGCTGTACCACCAGGCTTTAGACCCCAGCTCCAAACCTACTTGGGCTTTTTCCACCAGGGAAAGGAGTCATGTTCAGAGACAAATGCACCACTTTAAGATGAAACTAGGATGGCTCAGTTCCAAGATACTCTGGTTTAATCTGGGAAGTCAAGGCCTCCCAAGAACTGTCAAATGAAGATAGGTTACCAGGGACCGATGGACGAAAGAGTCAAGCCAGATTCATTCTGAACACATGTTCTTATTCCATACaatccattattttcttctttaactgaCTCAAGTTCAAGCTGTTTATATTTCTCTTATGCCTAAAAGGGTGCCAGCTCAGTTGTGTTTAGCCTGAACTTTTACCCAGTGTGCCCAATACTAAAGACCTTTTAGGCCAATCATACTTCTGGAAAACTGTGTTTATATATTAACATACCTcaaatttcacattttcattataacacattagctttttttaatatataacaaaTTAGCTTTAATGttacaaataatatttcagaaaacCAATCTAAGTAACTTGACTGAGGCTACTAACCCGCATTTAAAACGAATACCATCTTCTCAACCATTTTGACCAATTCCCAGTTAGCGGAGCTGTgatatttatacataaaacaaTATCTAAATTATGCCAATATTACAAAGTTTCTTACCTAAAATTATATGCAATTTAAAGAACCAAAGCATACTTTATTCAaggtatatccaaaatattaaatgttcaaTCTTATTTTTTAGTTGATTTTAGATTTCTCAATATGGAAATCTTTactaaaaggaataataaatgcTTTAGAAGACTGACAAGTACCACCAACCCCCTCTCAAATTCCAGTGTCCTCTGGCAGTAGCCCAGGTCTCAGAGAGGCCACAGACACCAGAATTGTGGTCAAGGAGACAGACATGCTGGGGGTTAACCAGGAGACTCTCCTTGGAGCATTCATGGAAAGAGCTGAAGAGTTCACAGTAGAAAAAGGCAGACAATAAACTGGCCTTTCTTCCATCTCGATATACTACAATTAGAAAGCGGGAAATATATTAGGCAGAGAAAAAACACAGATAAGCTTGGAGAAGCAGGTGGGAAGTCTGTATTCTCTCAGCTGTCCCGCAAGTTACTGAGTCAGACGCATTTTATGGCCTTTGCTAGGCTCCAAAACGGGATTCATACACTCTGTAATCCCCGTAAATGCTCCGACGGTGTGCCAGGGTTTAGCTGACATAAAGAACAAAGGATGGCAGACAAGCAGTCTTCAACTTTAGCAACAAACCTTCACGAGAGCACAATGGCAGTCATTCACGTTTTATTTCTCAGTTATGATCCAGGAGGTCAAAAGGAACACTAAtgatttcagaataaaaggaCCAAGGCTTAAGCACTGACTGGAGCTGAAGCCCAATCACTGAACAGCTGCACTGGAAAACAGACAGGGAAATGTCCCCGAGTTAAAAGCACTCCAACACTTGAATGAGTATCACCGGGACGTGAAAagtcaaactttcttttttctttcagtggatGGTAcaaggtggaagaggaggagaggggtcaACTAACGTAGTGCAGGAAGACAGAACTGTCAGCTTTGTGGGATTATATTTGTGTTTCCATTTAGGGACACATTTCCTGTTGGGTAAATGCCGCAGCATTTCACGAGAACACGACATTCTTTCCCCCAAAAAGGATCCACATGgtttaatttgaaataaacacaaagacTGTGCTGCCCACAGAAGCCATTACAGgttgcagttttatttttgccCCAACTCCTATACTAAATATGGTCTGGCTCCTGAGGAGAAGCCATGGCGGTTTATCCCACAGTCTTAGGGCAAGCATCCCGTCTGACAAATCTCACTCCTTCTTCCCCACTGCCTCTCAGGACATAGACAGGCAGCCCTGGTTAGTGACTTCTCAAGCTCTTCATGTTTTCACCTGTCCAGATTTGGGCTGAATCTTAGGTCCATAATCCACTGCATAAGCCAGTCCTGCCTGCACATCTGTCACAACTACCATATTACACGGTCGCATTTTCTCCTCCCCTATAACCATTTGAAGAGGGAGCCTTCTTTCCGGACAATATTGCGTGCATATAGTCAGTAGCAGTAGAGTGAGGGAGTTTGGCAGAGCAGAGGTAGGAATATTAGGTGGAATGAACAGAAGAACGTTTGAGAGGTATAATCAGAAAGGCTAAGTGCTATAAATAGCCCCACAGAGGCTAAGCCCTGGAGCATATTTTATTAATGCCGGGAAGGCGAGGAGTTAAGGCTTAGATAGAAGTTACCTCCTAGTGTGGCTCAAGGTTCAAGGGGTGGGACACAGTGGAAGGTATCACAAGTGGCACGAGTCAATTCATCAGCTGGTCCAGAGGCCTCGCCCCTCTCACTCTCGGCTGAAAACCAAGACAAATCATTCCAAGCATGCTTACAGCAGGCCTGTTTGCAAGTTTGAGGACTGTtttaacataaacaaaaacacaccagGATGCAGCATCACAAAATGTTTTCACAAGTATAATCACACAAAAAAGTTAGAATATTGCATAGAAAAGAGTATTCTCTGTGAACCTAGGtcttagtaatttaaaaataagtccgCGATTGTAAATTGAGGAAAACTACCAAGTTTGCAGATTCTGCACAACATCAGGAAATCCTGAAGTTCTTCAGAGTCTTAGGACGATGATTACATTTACCCTTGGAAGGCTCAGGCTGATGATGGCTTAACGACAACAGCGTCTTTATAAAAGGACTTTGGCTATGGGCCCAAGCCAATTCTATGGTCTCAATGCTCTGCCCTCTCTATGCAGAAGCGGTGACCAAAACACACTGTGGCATGAAATCACTGCTACCGTTTTTAAACCGAGCCTGGCTTTTCCTCCTGTCAGTCTATTATTAAGCCCAGCAACCTCGGCCTGCCTTTTTAACAGTAAGGTCTGAATAGCCAGTTTAAGAGTAAGTGAAAATGTCTTAGAAAAGCATTTAAGTTAACCTTGGCAATACGGGACACTCTTAACCCCCTTTGTAATATGCGTCAATTGAGTCTGAGTTAAAATACACCACGGTGACAGTGATGTCATCCCTGTACATCCTCGCCAAGTCCTCTGGCAAAGTCAGCATCGCTGTTAGCCGCTCCGGTTCCATCTCCCCATACTCATTGCTCCCTATGGCGTGTCTGATCAGACGCGTGGCTGCATTTTGGTCGGCTGCGCGCAGCACCTGGGCTCTCCTCTGctgcagcaggctctgcatgAGTCCTAGGTTGGCGGGTCTCTGGGCCAGGTCCGGCTTATGCCGACTTGCTTCTGCCAGGTGCTCCACCACCAGCCTCACCACACCCTCATTGTCCAGCACGTCCCACAGGCCATCTGAGGCCAACACAAGGAACTTATCCTGGGGCCTCAGCCGGTGGTAGGTGACCTCAGGCTCAGCAGTCAGGTAGGGTGGAGTGTGGTAGTGTGGGGGGGTGAACTGGTAAATGTTTAGGGCCTCGGTGTCAAAGCCCCTCTCCAGGACACTGCGCTGCAGCTCTTTACTCCACTTCAGCTGGACATCCCCGAAGGCCCTGCAGGGCATGAGCACGCCCAGCAGCCTGTTGTCCACAATGACTGTCCTGTCCTCTGATTCAGGGTGCTCCCTCTTTAGCCGTGACAGCTCAGCTTGGTTCCAGGCATTGTGGTCGCGTGTGAGGGGCAGACAAGACCACATGCCATTGTCCTCCTGGACCCCAAGGATGGCCCGACAGTCACCAGCGTTTGCCACATGCAAGTGAACTCCATCAACATGGGCCATGCAAGCTGTAGCCCCAGAGAAGGCCACCTGGAGTGAAAGGTTCCTCGTCATCTCATCTTCCAGGGGGGCCTGGACTTCCAGTGAGATGTCAGAATCCAGTCTCTGGAAGGAATACATTAATGCTTCCTTAATGTTGAGTCCCATTTCCATGTGCAGGTCAAGCAGTTCCTGCCAGTAGACACGGAGGTGATCAAGGTGCACTGATGTGACATCCTTGTAGATACTGTCCCCTGGGTGCTTGAGCCATTGCAGGATGGGCATCAGGGGCTTCATGCTTTCCATGGCTCCCTCCATCcgctccagggtctgctgggacatCAGCGACACCGCCACATAGTAGAAGAGCCTCTCGCTCACTGCTTGAGCACATGCATGGCCACCATGTCCATCGAAGATGCCAAACATCAGCCCACTGGTCTGCAGGCAGGAAGCCACACCTCGCCGGTCCTCCACTGGGGAATTGGCAGCCAGTTGGTTGCTCTCAAACCGTAACACTGAATTTGGGGCTCCCCTGACGAGGTCGAGGATCTTGTGAGCCGACTCACCGGCTCGCAGCACTTCATTCACCTGCTCAGGGCTGAGTTGCAAGTGGAAATCGTCTTCCTCTGTTGATGTGTGTCTGTAGGCTTTCTGCAGGGCAAAGCCACTGCACGGGGCACTGCTCTTCAGGGTGCCTGGTCCCTGGGAAAAGAGTCTCCATCttgatttatttctatttgaggCACACCTTGAATACAAACGTCTGCCCCCTTGTAACGTGGCAATGCTGTTCCTTGCAGAATTTAAGATCCAGAAGGGCAAAGTACTTGACATTATGCAGCGATACCAGCAAATGTGTTCCTTCCGCAAAAGGGGCTTTCTTTAAACCTGAAAATTAAAGAGttgaagaaaattcaaatttaatttcttaaaaacagacttctgaaaacatttattttgctacTATTCTGAACAAAAGTGTTTTAAGATAAACCTTAAAAGAGTTGGGTGGTTCTGTGGGTTAAGTGACcggcttcggcttaggtcgtgatcttatggttcctgaccCTGAATTCCTGAtttcgggttctctgctgtcaatgaggagcctgctttggatccttcaTCACCccgctctctttctgcccctcccctgcttgtgctctctctctctttgagctctctctctcaaaaaaaaaaaaaatttttttttaaatagtcaaacAGTTGACTAAATTCAAAATACTTAAGCAAGTCTCCCTACCTCCCATTACAACGCATAAATAACatttcagaaaatgagaaaaacggGATTTTTATATGCTCTCCATTCATACAGAGCCACTGAAGGCTTCCCCACAGAACTCACTCATTGCTCACAGCcgacccaggggcccctttatATTTTCCTTCCCAAATCTTTCCCTTGCCAGAGCCCAGTGTCTAGCTCCCATGTTCGCTTTCCCCAACAGActgtaagtgtttatttaaatatctatctGCTTCTCCACTAGTCTATACGCTCCATGAATTCAGGAACCCTTACTCACCGGTGGCTCTCCAGCCCCATACAACATGCAACAGGTCCTCAAATACTGGCTAGACGCAGCATTTCCAAAGGCCCAATAGCACACCAGGTGTGACACCAGCTGTCTAACATCAGACACACTGCTTCACTTGCCTGAGCTCCAGCGGTCTGTCAGGGGGATGGGAATACCCGTCTTATAAGgttttgtgaggattcaatgaaataTGACCCTTCTGCTCCAAAAAGGTAGTTATACTTTTATCATTAAGTGACTCCTCTGGTCActctgtatacatttttatacaaCTGAAACCACAACTTacaatctgttttgttttttttttttcttttaagcattttattcatGATAAAGACATTTCAGGGATGTGCACTACCCTATTTTGGCATAAACAATCTCAATTTCCTTAACTGTTCTCTATTGTTGTAGATTTAGAAGTCGTTTCTACTGGCTATGGATAAAACACCAAATTGCACTGCCTTATGCACCAACCTTTTCCCTACTTAGGTTTTAATCTACTTATTTCCCAAAGGAGGAATCAGTAGGTCAGAGGGTGTAGACTCATAATGCCAAACTGATCTCCAAAATGTTCACATCTGCCTCCACAAGGACATGAAGGGAACAGTTTCCTACCACCTTCAACAGACGCTGAGGATACCTCTTCTTagacaaaaagcaaagcaaaacaaacaaacaaacaaacaaacaaaaaaacctgctctattttctattttcccgGGTGACCTAAGAGGAGCGTTTCCCACGTGTTTTCGGATTTCGTTCAGGAGACCTGCCCTCTGCCAGTTTGTCTGTTGGGGCACTGGGAACTCTCAGAACTGAGGACCGTGCTCCTCCCCGCCAGCCCACCCCGCTGAACTTGGGGCAG
This genomic window contains:
- the PDP2 gene encoding pyruvate dehydrogenase [acetyl-transferring]-phosphatase 2, mitochondrial, coding for MSSTLPFWILNSARNSIATLQGGRRLYSRCASNRNKSRWRLFSQGPGTLKSSAPCSGFALQKAYRHTSTEEDDFHLQLSPEQVNEVLRAGESAHKILDLVRGAPNSVLRFESNQLAANSPVEDRRGVASCLQTSGLMFGIFDGHGGHACAQAVSERLFYYVAVSLMSQQTLERMEGAMESMKPLMPILQWLKHPGDSIYKDVTSVHLDHLRVYWQELLDLHMEMGLNIKEALMYSFQRLDSDISLEVQAPLEDEMTRNLSLQVAFSGATACMAHVDGVHLHVANAGDCRAILGVQEDNGMWSCLPLTRDHNAWNQAELSRLKREHPESEDRTVIVDNRLLGVLMPCRAFGDVQLKWSKELQRSVLERGFDTEALNIYQFTPPHYHTPPYLTAEPEVTYHRLRPQDKFLVLASDGLWDVLDNEGVVRLVVEHLAEASRHKPDLAQRPANLGLMQSLLQQRRAQVLRAADQNAATRLIRHAIGSNEYGEMEPERLTAMLTLPEDLARMYRDDITVTVVYFNSDSIDAYYKGG